CCAATGGAACGGATAAATTAAAAGCACTTTCCATTTCGGTCTTTACCAACGTTTTAATGGCTTCTAATTCGGGTTTGTACACATCAAAAACCAATTCATCATGTACCTGTAAGAGCATTTTGGTTTTATAATTATTGCTATTTAGTTTGTTGTAAATATTAATCATGGCTATTTTAATAATATCCGCTGCAGATCCTTGGATTGGTGCGTTTACCGCATTCCGTTCTGCAGCTCCGCGAACCACGGCGTTTCTAGAATTAATATCTTTTAGATATCGGCGTCTTCCTAAAACGGTTTGTACATAACCGTTATCGCGCGCAAAATCAACTTGTGTTCCAATATAGCGTTTCAGTTTTGGGTAGGTTTCATAATAGGTATCAATCAGTTCTTTGGCTTCGTTGCGGTTTAAATCCGTTTGATTGCTCAATCCAAAAGCGGATACACCATAGATTATTCCAAAATTAACCGTTTTGGCGTTGCTTCGTTGTTCGCGCGTGACTTCAGAAAGAGGTACATTAAAAACTTTAGAAGCGGTAGACGCATGAATATCTTCGCCATTTTTAAAGGCTTCAATCATGGTTTCTTCTTCGCTTAAAGCAGCAATAATGCGTAATTCAATTTGGCTATAATCGGCAGCTAATAAGGTGTAGTCCTCATTTCTAGGTACGAAGGCTTTTCGTACTTGCCTTCCACGTTCGGTACGGATGGGAATATTCTGTAAATTCGGATTGTTACTACTCAAACGTCCAGTGGCAGCAACGGTTTGCATATAATCCGTATGCACGCGTCCTGTTGAAGGTTCTACCTGTAGTGGCAACGCATCTACATAGGTGCTTTTTAATTTTGAAAGGCCTCTGAAATCTAAAATACTCTGAATAATTTCATGGTCTTTTGCTAAGTAGCTTAATATTTCTTCGCCAGTAGCATATTGACCTGTTTTGGTTTTTTTAGGTTTTGCAACCAATTTCATTTTATCAAATAAAATATCGCCTAATTGTTTTGGTGAGGCAATATTGAATTCTTCACCAGCTTCTTTATAGATTTTTTGTTCCAAATCGGCAATGTCTGAATTCAACTGATTGGAAAGGGAATTCAAAAATTCGGTATCTAAATTAATGCCTTCTAATTCCATAGCAGCTAAAACGCGGAGCAATGGAATTTCAATGTCATCGAATAATTTTTGAGTATTGGCTTCACCGAGTTCGTTAGTGAAAAGTTCTTTTAACTGCAAGGTAATATCAGCATCTTCAACCGCATATTCCGTTTGAATTTCTAAAGGCACATCGCGCATGCTTTTCTGATTCTTGCCCTTCTTTCCAATGAGTGTTTCTATGGAAATAGGCGAATAATTCAAATAGGTTTCAGCAAGCACATCCATATTATGGCGCATATCAGGATTTATCAGATAATGAGCCAACATGGTATCAAACAATTTACCTTTTACGGTAATGTTGTATTTAGCAAGTACCTTAATATCATACTTTAAATTCTGACCGACTTTTTCAATAGCTTCATTCTCGAAAAATGGACGCAGAGCTTCAAGTAATTCTTGTGCCTCTTCCTTGTTTTCTGAAAACGGTAAATAAAAACCTTTACCAACTTCCCATGAAAATGCAATTCCAACCAATTCAGCTGTTAGCGGATTGAGACCAGTGGTTT
Above is a window of Bizionia sp. M204 DNA encoding:
- the polA gene encoding DNA polymerase I, translated to MSDQKRLFLVDAYALIFRGYYAFIKNPRINSKGTDTSAIMGFMNSLLDVIKRERPDHLAVCFDKGGSADRVEMYEEYKANRDETPEGIKVAVPYILEILKAMHIPIMVKEGFEADDVIGTLSKQAEKEGYQTFMVTPDKDFAQLVSENIFMYRPKSFGGGYEVWGIPEVQKKFDVERPEQVIDFLGMMGDASDNIPGLPGVGEKTAKKFIKAYGSMEGLFANTHELKGRMKEKVEASKELGLLSKKLATIMLDVPVEFNAKDFELDHPDIAKVTEIFQELEFRRLIDNFLKTFAVQPEETASDTTAKTTDTKATPKETASAGAGQFSLFGGNPSSASEAEITNDFTRKTADTTSHFYQSIAPGMAIKLFIKNLMNQTSVCFDTETTGLNPLTAELVGIAFSWEVGKGFYLPFSENKEEAQELLEALRPFFENEAIEKVGQNLKYDIKVLAKYNITVKGKLFDTMLAHYLINPDMRHNMDVLAETYLNYSPISIETLIGKKGKNQKSMRDVPLEIQTEYAVEDADITLQLKELFTNELGEANTQKLFDDIEIPLLRVLAAMELEGINLDTEFLNSLSNQLNSDIADLEQKIYKEAGEEFNIASPKQLGDILFDKMKLVAKPKKTKTGQYATGEEILSYLAKDHEIIQSILDFRGLSKLKSTYVDALPLQVEPSTGRVHTDYMQTVAATGRLSSNNPNLQNIPIRTERGRQVRKAFVPRNEDYTLLAADYSQIELRIIAALSEEETMIEAFKNGEDIHASTASKVFNVPLSEVTREQRSNAKTVNFGIIYGVSAFGLSNQTDLNRNEAKELIDTYYETYPKLKRYIGTQVDFARDNGYVQTVLGRRRYLKDINSRNAVVRGAAERNAVNAPIQGSAADIIKIAMINIYNKLNSNNYKTKMLLQVHDELVFDVYKPELEAIKTLVKTEMESAFNLSVPLDVDMDTGDNWLEAH